The following coding sequences lie in one Maribacter forsetii DSM 18668 genomic window:
- the rpmI gene encoding 50S ribosomal protein L35, with the protein MPKQKTKSSAKKRFKLTGTGKIKRKHAFKSHILTKKSKKRKLKLTHDGLVHQADVNSIKEQLRLK; encoded by the coding sequence ATGCCTAAACAAAAAACAAAATCCAGTGCTAAGAAGCGTTTTAAGCTTACAGGTACAGGTAAAATTAAAAGAAAGCACGCTTTTAAGAGTCACATTTTGACTAAAAAATCTAAAAAGCGTAAGCTTAAGTTAACTCATGATGGTTTAGTTCATCAAGCAGATGTTAACAGTATTAAAGAACAATTACGTTTAAAGTAA
- a CDS encoding acetyl-CoA carboxylase carboxyltransferase subunit alpha, which produces MEYLDFELPIKELEEQLDKCMIIGEESDVDVTETCKQIEKKLTETRKDIYKNLTAWQRVQLSRHPNRPYTLDYIKAICGDTFLELHGDRTVKDDKAMIGGLGKIGDQSYMFIGQQKGYNTKTRQYRNFGMANPEGYRKALRLMKSAEKFQVPVVCLIDTPGAYPGIEAEERGQGEAIARNILEMTRLKVPVIVVIIGEGASGGALGIGVGDKVLMLENTWYSVISPESCSSILWRSWEYKERAAEALKLTATDMKKLKLIDEIIREPAGGAHANRPKTFETVKNKISSHFEDLQKLSPKELVNQRMDKYAQMGVFNG; this is translated from the coding sequence ATGGAATATTTGGATTTTGAACTTCCGATCAAAGAGTTGGAAGAACAATTGGACAAGTGCATGATCATTGGAGAGGAAAGTGATGTTGATGTGACCGAGACATGTAAACAGATTGAAAAGAAACTTACCGAAACTAGAAAAGATATCTATAAGAATTTAACTGCTTGGCAACGAGTACAGTTATCTAGACATCCAAATAGACCTTATACATTAGATTATATTAAAGCCATATGTGGAGATACGTTCTTGGAACTTCATGGTGATCGTACCGTAAAGGATGACAAGGCTATGATTGGTGGTTTAGGTAAAATTGGTGATCAGAGCTATATGTTCATTGGTCAACAAAAAGGATATAATACAAAAACACGTCAGTATAGAAATTTTGGTATGGCCAACCCAGAAGGGTATAGAAAGGCTTTACGATTAATGAAATCTGCTGAAAAATTCCAAGTACCTGTAGTTTGCTTAATAGATACACCGGGTGCTTACCCAGGTATTGAGGCAGAAGAAAGAGGTCAAGGAGAGGCAATTGCAAGAAATATTCTTGAAATGACTCGCCTTAAAGTACCTGTAATTGTTGTAATTATAGGTGAAGGTGCTTCTGGTGGTGCATTAGGTATAGGTGTTGGTGATAAGGTGTTAATGTTAGAGAATACTTGGTATTCTGTAATTTCACCAGAATCATGTTCTTCTATATTATGGAGAAGCTGGGAATATAAAGAAAGAGCTGCCGAGGCTTTAAAATTGACAGCGACCGATATGAAAAAGTTGAAATTGATCGATGAAATCATTCGTGAGCCTGCAGGTGGAGCACATGCCAACAGACCTAAAACTTTTGAAACGGTAAAAAATAAAATTTCTTCTCATTTTGAAGATCTTCAAAAGTTATCACCAAAAGAACTTGTAAATCAACGCATGGATAAATACGCACAAATGGGCGTTTTTAACGGCTAA
- a CDS encoding TonB-dependent receptor: MKNYFTVIILLLFTSAHSQEILSSVSGTVKDNSGNPLPFATVMIEGLKLGVLTDDNGSFTIDNVPEGKHYLVVSFVGYHTRSKTIEIKESTNSVTVNYTLKESVENLDEVNVNGKSKETQIETKGFAVNAIKTEEASLRNIQTNELLNTTVGVKIRQNGGLGSEVTYSLNGLSGNSVRIFIDGIPISTYGNSFNLNSIPPSMIKNIEVYKGVVPGHLADDALGGAINIVLHNDAKTNFNASVSYGSFNTLQASVNGLYRFEKSGLTVKASLFHNYSDNDYKVSGRSVVVTGLGGVQTPITARRFNDAYRSTGGKAEIGYTDVKWADQFFIGITGSDDYKEVQHGAFMTITPYKDRFLESDALLGSLTYQKKDLFTKGLDVNVNGLYGKRNRAVNDTVSWAYSWNGERAIDFRGDEYQYTWRSQQEGGPTLAKIKRNVASIRTGVSYTINDHHKISANHVYSGIDREDSDALQSVLENTFVGTRDLNKNIYSLTYELTAFNEKLNTSLFVKHYQQKTTSVDPAIESDENGNDVIVDEVVSSNKNYDGYGFAASYEIVPNITLLTSAEKAIRLPNETEIFGNDGDNVVANSSIDPESSNNYNLGFRFGNFNIKKHAFTISTNVFTRNIKDRIGLPIETSLNVDDELIVYVNQGSGTSKGFDAQLNYSYNNNFGLNFNISKFDLKIENQGIEIDVPNTPFFTMNGGLRYSFKNLIQKKSRLNAFYNVYFTDEFSFLTAQGSNTVGNEFFEIPQQLSQDIGLSYAFPDKRFVVSFDIKNIFDEPVYDNLSVQKPGRAFYLKLNYAINKF; this comes from the coding sequence ATGAAAAATTACTTTACTGTCATAATTCTTTTACTGTTCACATCAGCTCATTCTCAAGAGATTCTTAGTTCGGTTTCAGGTACTGTCAAAGACAATTCAGGTAACCCTTTACCTTTTGCAACGGTTATGATAGAAGGTCTAAAACTAGGCGTTTTAACCGACGACAATGGTAGTTTTACCATAGACAACGTACCAGAAGGAAAACACTATTTAGTTGTTTCTTTTGTAGGTTATCATACCCGGTCAAAAACTATAGAAATTAAAGAAAGTACGAATAGCGTTACGGTTAACTATACCTTAAAAGAAAGTGTTGAAAACTTAGATGAAGTCAATGTCAATGGCAAATCTAAAGAGACTCAAATAGAGACCAAAGGTTTTGCAGTAAATGCAATAAAAACAGAAGAAGCCAGTCTAAGAAATATTCAAACAAACGAATTACTGAATACTACCGTTGGGGTAAAAATTCGTCAAAATGGTGGGTTAGGATCAGAGGTAACTTATAGTTTAAATGGATTATCAGGTAATTCGGTTCGCATATTCATTGACGGCATACCAATTTCTACTTACGGCAACTCATTCAATCTTAACAGCATACCCCCTTCAATGATAAAGAATATTGAAGTCTACAAAGGTGTGGTTCCAGGTCATTTGGCCGATGATGCTTTAGGTGGTGCAATAAATATTGTATTACATAATGATGCAAAAACAAATTTTAATGCTTCTGTATCTTACGGCTCTTTTAATACTTTACAAGCCAGTGTTAACGGGTTGTATCGTTTTGAAAAATCTGGGTTAACAGTCAAAGCTTCTTTATTTCATAATTATTCTGATAACGATTATAAGGTATCAGGAAGAAGTGTAGTCGTTACCGGATTAGGCGGAGTACAAACCCCTATCACTGCCAGAAGATTTAATGACGCATATAGATCAACTGGTGGTAAAGCAGAAATTGGATATACCGACGTTAAATGGGCTGATCAATTTTTTATAGGTATTACAGGTTCAGACGATTATAAAGAGGTGCAGCACGGTGCTTTTATGACCATAACACCATATAAAGATAGATTTCTTGAATCTGATGCTTTACTAGGTAGTTTAACTTACCAAAAGAAAGATTTATTTACTAAAGGTCTTGACGTAAATGTGAACGGTTTATATGGTAAAAGAAATCGCGCAGTGAATGACACTGTTTCTTGGGCTTATAGCTGGAACGGAGAACGCGCTATCGATTTCAGAGGTGATGAATACCAATATACTTGGCGTTCACAACAAGAAGGAGGTCCAACATTGGCAAAAATCAAAAGAAATGTTGCCTCTATTAGAACCGGGGTTTCATATACTATTAACGACCATCATAAAATATCTGCAAACCATGTATATAGTGGTATTGATAGAGAAGACAGCGATGCCCTTCAATCCGTCTTAGAAAACACATTTGTTGGTACAAGAGATTTGAACAAAAACATATACTCTCTAACTTATGAATTGACTGCTTTTAATGAAAAACTAAATACAAGTTTGTTTGTTAAACATTACCAGCAAAAAACCACCAGTGTAGATCCCGCTATTGAATCTGATGAAAACGGAAACGATGTAATTGTCGACGAAGTGGTTAGTAGTAATAAGAACTACGACGGGTATGGATTTGCTGCATCTTATGAAATTGTACCAAATATTACACTATTAACATCTGCAGAGAAAGCTATTCGATTACCTAACGAAACTGAAATTTTCGGAAATGATGGTGATAATGTAGTAGCGAATTCAAGTATTGACCCAGAAAGCAGCAATAATTACAACTTAGGTTTCAGGTTTGGCAACTTCAATATAAAAAAACATGCTTTTACAATTTCTACCAATGTTTTCACGCGAAATATAAAAGATAGAATTGGGCTACCAATAGAAACATCTTTAAATGTAGATGATGAATTAATTGTCTATGTAAATCAAGGTAGTGGAACATCAAAAGGCTTTGATGCACAATTAAACTACTCATATAATAACAATTTTGGACTCAACTTTAATATATCAAAGTTCGACTTGAAAATTGAAAACCAAGGAATAGAAATCGATGTTCCCAACACTCCTTTTTTCACCATGAACGGGGGCTTGCGCTATTCATTTAAAAATCTTATTCAAAAAAAATCTAGATTAAATGCATTCTACAATGTGTATTTCACTGATGAATTCTCATTCTTAACTGCACAAGGCAGTAATACTGTCGGTAATGAATTTTTTGAAATACCGCAGCAGTTATCTCAGGATATTGGACTTAGTTATGCGTTTCCAGACAAAAGATTTGTAGTAAGTTTTGATATCAAAAACATATTTGACGAACCCGTTTACGATAATCTTTCTGTACAAAAACCAGGAAGAGCTTTTTACCTAAAATTAAATTACGCAATAAATAAATTCTAA
- a CDS encoding EF-hand domain-containing protein: MTTEESILNKIQILITNHFDTPEMAFNFFDEDNDQKLTKSEIVKLLKQAEISGFIRGIVSSKLIEGYDKNGDELIDWQEFKAAIAKIKKSDS; this comes from the coding sequence ATGACGACTGAAGAATCTATTTTGAATAAAATTCAAATATTGATTACAAATCATTTCGATACACCAGAAATGGCATTCAACTTTTTTGATGAAGATAATGATCAGAAATTGACAAAATCTGAAATCGTAAAATTACTGAAGCAAGCAGAAATAAGCGGATTTATTAGAGGGATAGTTTCTTCTAAGCTTATTGAAGGTTATGATAAGAATGGCGATGAGCTTATTGATTGGCAAGAATTTAAAGCAGCAATAGCTAAAATAAAAAAATCCGATTCGTAA
- a CDS encoding HAD family hydrolase → MDLSKIKMVVTDMDGTLLNSNHQVSDQFFDIFKNLKSQGITFVAASGRQYNSIIDKLQSIKDDIIVIAENGGFAMKQNNELLVTPLSQHHVQDILNTLSKIPNIHPVLCGKHEAYLTGKSKEFVSKLAEYYTEFKIIDDLSAFNSEVIKIAIYHFESSEKHIYPYVKHFEGDLKVKVSGENWLDISNINAHKGYALTKVMESYNLKSDEVMVFGDYNNDLEMLALSDFGFAMENAHPNVKEVAKYSTLSNDENGVEHVLKMLVK, encoded by the coding sequence ATGGATTTATCAAAGATTAAAATGGTTGTTACCGATATGGATGGGACACTTTTAAACTCTAACCATCAAGTTAGTGACCAATTCTTTGACATATTTAAAAATTTAAAATCTCAAGGCATCACTTTTGTTGCTGCTAGCGGTCGACAGTATAATAGTATCATTGATAAACTGCAATCTATCAAAGATGATATTATCGTTATTGCCGAGAACGGCGGTTTTGCTATGAAGCAAAATAACGAACTACTGGTTACACCTTTAAGTCAACATCATGTACAAGACATATTGAATACATTAAGTAAAATACCGAACATTCACCCTGTATTATGCGGTAAGCATGAAGCTTATTTAACCGGTAAATCAAAAGAGTTCGTCAGTAAATTGGCAGAGTATTATACCGAATTTAAAATTATTGATGACTTAAGTGCATTTAACTCAGAAGTTATAAAAATTGCCATCTATCATTTTGAAAGTTCAGAGAAACATATATACCCTTATGTAAAACATTTTGAAGGGGACTTAAAAGTAAAGGTTTCAGGAGAAAATTGGTTAGACATCTCAAACATTAATGCACATAAAGGTTATGCACTGACCAAAGTCATGGAAAGCTACAATTTAAAATCTGACGAGGTTATGGTTTTTGGCGACTATAATAATGACCTAGAAATGCTAGCACTATCCGATTTTGGGTTTGCGATGGAAAACGCACATCCAAATGTAAAAGAAGTAGCTAAATATAGTACTTTAAGTAATGATGAAAATGGTGTGGAGCACGTATTGAAGATGCTAGTTAAATAG
- the dnaB gene encoding replicative DNA helicase produces MENTKPFVARKIDKSNIISLEKGKIPPQAIDLEEVVLGAMMIDKKGVDEVIDILHPDVFYKDAHRFIYEAIFILFEESQPIDLLTVSSQLKKAGKLEVCGGDFYLIKLTQKVASSAHIEFHARIILQKFIQRSLIKISGEIIEEAYDEAVDVFDLLDTAEAKLYDVTQGNLKRSAETAQDLVIQAKKRIEEIAGKEGMSGVASGFDKLDKLTSGWQPSDLIIVAARPGMGKTAFTLSMARNMAVNTNTPVAFFSLEMSSVQLITRLISSETGLSSEKLRTGKLEKHEWEQLNVKVKTLEKAPLFIDDTPSLSIFDLRAKARRLASQHGIKMIMIDYLQLMTAGGSQKGGNREQEISTISRNLKALAKELNVPVIALSQLSRAVETRGGSKRPILSDLRESGAIEQDADIVSFIYRPEYYKIEEWDDEERTPTQGQGEFIVAKHRNGGLENIRLKFIGNQGKFDNLDDFDSPFEFQSKMNANEENPFATKNLPSADDAFGSSMNNSPDLDEDNDVPF; encoded by the coding sequence ATGGAGAACACGAAACCTTTTGTCGCTCGAAAGATTGACAAATCTAATATTATAAGTCTTGAAAAAGGCAAAATTCCACCACAAGCTATTGATTTAGAGGAGGTTGTGTTGGGTGCTATGATGATAGATAAAAAAGGTGTTGATGAAGTTATTGATATTTTACACCCAGATGTATTCTATAAAGACGCTCATAGATTCATTTATGAGGCTATCTTCATTCTCTTTGAAGAGTCGCAACCTATAGATTTATTAACCGTTTCGTCACAACTTAAGAAAGCTGGTAAGCTAGAGGTCTGTGGAGGCGATTTTTATTTGATAAAATTAACTCAAAAAGTAGCTTCATCCGCTCATATTGAGTTTCACGCACGTATTATTCTTCAGAAGTTTATTCAGCGTAGTTTGATCAAAATTTCAGGTGAAATAATTGAAGAGGCATATGATGAAGCTGTAGATGTTTTTGATTTGTTAGACACTGCCGAAGCAAAATTATATGATGTTACCCAAGGTAACTTAAAGCGTTCTGCGGAGACTGCTCAAGATTTGGTAATACAGGCTAAAAAACGAATTGAAGAGATTGCCGGTAAAGAGGGAATGAGTGGTGTTGCATCCGGATTTGATAAGTTGGATAAGCTAACATCTGGATGGCAGCCAAGTGATTTAATTATCGTTGCAGCACGTCCTGGTATGGGTAAAACGGCTTTTACCTTATCTATGGCAAGAAATATGGCCGTGAATACAAACACTCCTGTAGCTTTCTTCTCTTTGGAGATGTCCTCAGTACAGTTGATTACTAGATTGATTTCCTCTGAAACAGGTTTGTCTTCAGAAAAATTAAGAACCGGTAAGCTAGAAAAGCATGAGTGGGAGCAGTTAAACGTAAAGGTAAAAACTTTGGAAAAAGCTCCTTTGTTCATTGATGATACCCCGTCGTTATCTATATTCGATTTACGTGCAAAGGCAAGACGTCTTGCTTCTCAGCATGGTATAAAAATGATCATGATCGATTATTTGCAGTTAATGACAGCTGGTGGTAGTCAAAAAGGAGGAAACAGGGAACAGGAAATTTCTACTATTTCTCGAAACTTGAAAGCCCTTGCAAAAGAATTGAACGTTCCTGTAATTGCACTATCCCAATTATCGCGTGCCGTTGAAACACGTGGAGGTAGTAAGAGACCTATTCTTTCGGATTTGAGGGAATCTGGAGCGATTGAGCAAGATGCCGATATTGTATCGTTCATCTATAGACCGGAGTACTATAAGATTGAAGAATGGGATGATGAAGAACGTACTCCAACACAAGGTCAGGGTGAATTTATTGTGGCAAAACACCGTAATGGTGGTTTGGAAAATATTAGATTGAAGTTTATCGGTAATCAAGGTAAATTCGATAACCTTGATGATTTTGATTCTCCTTTCGAATTTCAATCCAAAATGAATGCAAATGAAGAGAATCCGTTTGCTACTAAAAACTTGCCAAGTGCAGATGATGCTTTTGGTAGTAGTATGAACAATAGTCCAGATTTAGATGAGGATAATGATGTTCCTTTTTAA
- the rplT gene encoding 50S ribosomal protein L20, translating into MPRSVNAVASRARRKKVMKQAKGYFGRRKNVWTVAKNAVEKAMLYAYRDRRNKKRTFRSLWITRINAGARQHGMSYSQFMGKVKANNIELNRKVLADLAMNHPDAFKAVVDQVK; encoded by the coding sequence ATGCCAAGATCAGTAAATGCAGTAGCTTCAAGAGCCAGAAGAAAAAAGGTGATGAAGCAAGCCAAAGGTTACTTTGGAAGACGTAAAAACGTTTGGACAGTAGCCAAAAATGCGGTTGAAAAAGCAATGTTATATGCTTACAGAGACCGTAGAAACAAGAAAAGAACTTTTCGTTCATTATGGATTACCCGTATTAATGCAGGTGCCAGACAACACGGAATGTCCTACTCTCAATTTATGGGAAAAGTAAAAGCTAATAACATAGAACTTAACAGAAAAGTTCTTGCAGATTTAGCAATGAACCACCCAGATGCCTTTAAGGCAGTTGTAGATCAGGTAAAATAA
- a CDS encoding secondary thiamine-phosphate synthase enzyme YjbQ, with amino-acid sequence MKLFQKEFQLPAYNRGFHIITNNITSRIPEIANIDTGFLQVFIKHTSASLTINENADPTVREDFESHINIMVPENASYYKHDYEGSDDMPAHIKASMMGASVQIPVTNGKLNMGIWQGIYLCEHRNYASGRNIVITLWGN; translated from the coding sequence ATGAAGTTATTTCAGAAAGAGTTTCAATTACCCGCATATAATAGAGGGTTTCATATCATAACTAATAATATTACTTCTAGAATTCCGGAAATAGCAAATATAGATACCGGTTTCTTGCAGGTGTTTATAAAGCATACATCGGCAAGTTTAACGATTAATGAGAATGCTGATCCTACGGTAAGAGAAGATTTTGAGTCTCATATAAATATTATGGTACCTGAAAATGCTTCATATTACAAGCATGATTATGAAGGCTCAGATGATATGCCTGCACATATAAAAGCGTCTATGATGGGGGCTTCTGTTCAAATTCCAGTAACTAATGGTAAATTGAATATGGGTATTTGGCAAGGTATTTATTTATGTGAACATAGAAATTATGCATCAGGTAGAAACATTGTAATTACATTGTGGGGCAATTGA
- a CDS encoding helix-turn-helix domain-containing protein has protein sequence MSEELLRKEIRVKELFKNGFIGNSVQFNELEVTTKDNSSFIKGVNFSNGNALHEFNSEICVSSDEHLIKLHFSLEGTYCYQPLRHIKYLVQIPENHCNMFYYPTTEGRDIFFKGNAKSFEIYVKPSLLKNLLGTEFEQSFQKLNNAIQNSNSFILWDKSKFIPPSIRSKINDIIQCPYEGEIRKTYLESKLTVLMIDFLLGRQTSKLSKNNVKLLNSDYLALVRVEDYIRKNLKEPLKIIDLADLAGFNATKLKRDFKKLYGVTVFKYITALRMEVAKSLITQEGATIAHAAYEVGYANPQHFTTAFKRTMGYVPSELKPAVQ, from the coding sequence ATGAGCGAGGAGTTATTGCGGAAAGAAATTCGGGTCAAAGAACTATTTAAAAATGGTTTTATAGGTAATTCTGTGCAGTTTAATGAGCTAGAGGTAACCACTAAGGATAATAGTTCATTTATAAAAGGAGTAAATTTTTCTAATGGCAATGCGTTGCATGAGTTTAATTCAGAAATTTGTGTTTCTAGTGATGAGCATTTAATAAAACTTCATTTTTCTTTAGAAGGTACTTATTGTTATCAACCTCTTAGGCATATTAAGTATTTAGTGCAGATCCCAGAGAATCATTGCAATATGTTTTATTACCCAACAACAGAGGGTAGAGATATATTTTTTAAGGGTAATGCTAAATCGTTTGAGATTTACGTAAAACCAAGTCTTTTAAAGAATTTATTGGGAACTGAATTTGAACAATCTTTTCAGAAACTGAATAATGCAATCCAGAATTCTAATTCTTTTATATTGTGGGATAAAAGTAAATTTATTCCCCCTAGTATAAGAAGTAAGATAAATGATATAATTCAATGTCCTTATGAGGGTGAAATCAGAAAGACGTATTTAGAAAGTAAATTAACGGTCTTAATGATCGATTTTCTTTTGGGCAGGCAAACTTCAAAACTCTCAAAGAATAATGTGAAGTTGTTAAATTCAGATTATTTGGCATTGGTAAGAGTAGAAGATTATATCAGGAAAAATTTAAAAGAGCCACTTAAAATTATTGATCTTGCAGACTTAGCCGGTTTCAATGCCACCAAACTTAAAAGAGATTTTAAAAAGCTGTACGGGGTAACCGTATTTAAATATATTACTGCATTGCGTATGGAGGTAGCGAAGAGTTTAATTACACAAGAAGGTGCTACCATTGCTCATGCGGCATATGAAGTTGGTTATGCAAATCCGCAGCACTTTACTACGGCATTCAAAAGAACCATGGGCTATGTGCCAAGTGAATTAAAACCGGCTGTTCAGTAA